GGTGTAGCCGAAATTTGTCGACCACGCCGGTTCCAGGGATTGACCTTTGGTCCATACCCCGCGAACCTCGACCACCTCACGGGCACCGACAATTCCCTTCCACCGGACGTCGATGCCTGCGACGCAACGCTGTTTGATGACCCAATCACCGGGCAGCACCAAATCCTCAGTGGTGTGCGCGTATTCGGCTTCACACCGTACTTCGTCGAGTTGCACTCCAAGAGCATCGGCAATCAAGAACACCGCCTCGCGGAAGATGCCAGATCCCTTCTCGGTGATCGCGTGCAGATCGGGTTGGTCGATCGGATAGCCGAAACCCATCGGTATCTCTGTTGCCGGAGAGTTGTAGATGGTCGTGTCGAAGGACTCGACAATCGAGATTCGGTCCACCCGGTCGGAGATGCCGGCCGTGACGATCGCGAAGAGCTGGATGAACCCAGGGTTGATGCCGCTGCCGAAGATGGTCGAGCCGCCGCGCGTACACGCTTGCATGATCCGTTCCCGGTCACGGCCCAGTTGGTGCCCGGTGATGAACTCCGATGTGGTCACGACGTTGATCCCCGCTCCGAGGATGCGGGTCACTTCATCGACACTGGCGAACATCGGGTTGTAGACAACACAATCGGGCTTCAGACCCAGTAGTGCGTCGACGTCGTTGGTCGCGTGTACGCCCAGCGGTTCGATGCCGCAGAGCTCACCGACATCACGGCCGACCTTGTCGGGAGACCACGCGTAGCAGCCCACGAGTTCCAAGGTCGAATTCTCGGTGATCGCGTGGACCGACTTCTTGCCCACATTTCCTGTCGTCCACTGAACGACGCGGTACGTCAAGGGTGCGACCCCGTGTGCTGCTGGGCCGCCTGGCGAGCAAGCCTGTCGTTGTGAATCCTGACGAGTTCGCGGAATCCCAGCCGATGATACTTCGGGATCGGTTGGATGCCCCACACGTCCTGGGCGGTGGCTTTGCCTTCGGCGCCCTCCGGCGGTCCGAGCGGGGGATACGGGTACTTGCACTCCAAGGTGTCGTTCGAATAGCGAATCTTCAAGAGCTCACTACAGATTTCGGTGAGGCTCAGCGTCGGGTAGCCGTAGTAGACCGCCATGAACGGCAAGGTGAACGCGCCCTCGACCACCAGGGCCACCAGGCAAACCAAGACCGCACGCTTGATCCATTTGTGCATTCGTGCGTAGTACGGTGTCGTCCCCGGCTCGAGGCCGTCAGTCGGGTCCTTTTCCTCGGTGGAGGATGGTGCAGTCATGGCAGTGCTCCTAATCCTGTTCAGTCGGAGAAGATTTCGCGGTTAACCGTGTGTAGATAAGGGATCGCGAGGAAGGGGGTGATGTAGAAGATGTCGTAGAGCCACCAACCGACGACCGGGAACACCACGCCGGCGTAACGCACGTCGGCGAACATCGTCATGTTGAAGATGTAGGCCGACCAGATCACCACGCCCATCCAGCAGGTGACGACCATCCACTGATGACCCCAGCGCTTCATCTGTAGGAAGCCGATTGCCGCAGCCACCCGCATGGAGAACACCGTGAGGATCAGCCCTGCCACATAGGCTTTTTCGCCCGGTCCCGCCGCACCGCCGACCCAGAGTTCGTTGTAATGCCAGAAGTAGCCGGCGTCGAACATGTTGCCCCACCCGACCATCAGCACCCGATTGATCAGCGTGTGGTTGGCGACCAGGTCCAGCGACCAGCCCAGACTGTTGAGCATGCCGTCGATCAGCGTCAGATAGCCGATCAGCGTCACGATCATCGGGCGCACCGACAGACCGGCACGCAGGGCTTGGCGTTGCAGGAATACTCCCCGCATAAAAATCGGGAAGCCGATCAGGCCGGGAGCCCACATGCCCATCAGGGCGGCGCCGACGATCATCCACTTATCGGCTCGCCGCTGCGCATGCCGGGATTCGTCATAGTGCTCTTCAAGGCCGACGGAGTTGGCCGCCGATGCGCCTTCCGAATTGCGTTTGAGCAGTGGAAGGTTCACAGATCCCACCAACCCCGTGCAAACGACATGTAGAGCTGGATTCCGAACATCGCCAGCAGGTAGCCGTAGATGACTATCTGAAAGACGATGAGCGCTCTCTTACGCTTCTGCTCTTGGCGATCCATGCCGGTGCTCCTCTCCTGGGGCCCTGCTAGCTGCTCGAGGCGTTGGCCAGGTTGGCCGCAGCGACTTCACGTAAACCGTCGGTGATGGCGCCGTCGGTACTCAGCGGCGCGAGTATGCAAGCGTCGGCCGCGTCGAATTCCGTTGCGCCCGCGGCGATCAACTGAGCTGCCGTGACCAGCACTCGGGTCGACGGCGGCTCGAAGTGAAACGCTTCGTCGGCAGTGCGGATCGCGACCGCGCATCCGACCAGTCGTCGTGCGCTGGCCAACGGAATTCCGGATTCGGCGACGATCACGTCGGCCTCGCGGTCTGGCGGCAAATACTGCATCCCGAGAGTCACAAACCGCTGGCGGAACGACGGTTTCAGCTCCTTGAGTGAGCTGCGGTAGGCCGGGTTATACGAACACACCAGCATGAACGTTTCCGGCGCGGTGACGACCTCGCCGGATCGGTCCAGATACAGCGACCGCCGGTGATCGGTGAGCGAATGCAGGATGGCCAGCGAATCGTGGCGGGCCTCGACGACTTCGTCGAGGTAACAGATGGCGCCGGCTTTGACGGCCCGGGTCAGCGGCCCATCCGCCCAGATCACGTCGCCGCCGCTGACCATGAAGCGGCCGACGAGATCGGAGCTGGTGAGATCGTCGTGGCAACTGATCGTGACCACGGGCCGTTGCAACAGCACGCCCATGTGCTCGACCAGCCGGGTCTTGCCGCATCCGGTCGGACCGGTCAGCATCACCGGCAGTCGCTGGTGAAAGGCTTGCTCAAACAGCTGAACTTCGTTGCCGTTTGCGAAATAGTTGTCTGTGGTCATGCGGCGACCAATTCACGATGGACGTGAGCCAGCACTCGTGGAAGCTCCTCTACGCGTCGGATACGTTGCGAACGACGAGGCCCGAACACCTCAGGGAGGGGATCGACACGCGTCGGTCCAACTCCCACGTAATACATCGACACACCGGCGTCGTTGGCCTCTTCGACCGCGTGCGCGGCATCGGCCCAGGCATAACGGCCCTCATATCCTTCATCGGACATCAGACCGTCGCCGATGACGATCAACAGGCGTCGCTCCGACGGCTGGCTGAGCAGCCGGCTGGTCAGATGGCGAAGCGGCGCACCGAGTCTGGTGTATCCGCGGGTGGACAACCCCAGCCCGCTCGGCGGCACGAACCGGCGGTCTTCGAAATCCTTCAGACACCGCACCTCGACGCGATGGCGGGTGTTACCGGTGAAGACAAAGACGCCATGACGCTCTCGCGCCAGCGTCATGGCACGGGAAAGTGCGTCGGCGCAGGCCAATTCCAGCCGGAACACCCGACCGCCGTGTACCCCCAACGATGAGCTGCCATCCAGCAACAACGCCGTGGTGACGTCTCGGCCGCTCGGCAGCAAGTCGCGAAATACCCTCGGCTCCTTGGCCTCGCCGGTGGTCAGCTCGACGTAGTGATTGACGTATTGGTCGACGTCGAGGTCGGAGCCGTCCTCCAGTCGATTCGTCATCGCACGATGAGTGTGTTCTTCGAACCACTTACGCACATCGACGGCTACTGGCACCGGACGGCGGGCATGCCGGCCGTCGGCGTGTTCGACGACGGCGACATGATCGCGCATGAATCGCCGCGTCCACATGTTCCATTCGGGATAGGGAATGCCGGGCCGGTGTTCCGGCGTGACATCGAAGTCGTCGTCTTGTGGCCGGCTCGGCGGCGGTAGGTTGGGATTGCGGACGCCGCCATCGCCGCCGACGGGCACCGAGTACGGCCGGGGCAGTCGCTGTTGTGTGGTGGTCCAGGGCATCCTGCCAAAGCTGCGGCGTAATTTGTCGGTCAATCCCTGCGGCGTCGTGTAGGCCAGCGGCAGGTTGCCCAGCAACGGATGAACCGTCAACGCCTGTCCCGCGGCGGCCAATGCGATTGCCCGGTTGAGCATCTCCAAGGCGTTCAGGTCGGCGGCTTCGGTCTGGACATCCGGAAGCAGTCGTTGCACTTCGGGGAGCAGACCCGGCCACCGCCGCGCTACCCAGCCGATGGCGACGCCGGCTTCGACGAGCGTGAGTGCGCGCAGTTCGCGAGCGGACAGCTCATTCAGCCGATATTCGGTGATCCGCTCTTTTGATGGTGAACATTGCAGGGCCACACCGCAGGTCAGCGTTCGGCGAGTCCAATCGGACAGCGCAGGGTAGGGGACATGAACGAAGGTGAGCGCCGCGTTCAGACCGAAGCCACGGCGTTCGCCGGTGACGAGGCGAACGCCTTCGCGACGTTGTTCGCTGAGCG
This window of the Mycobacterium sp. 050128 genome carries:
- a CDS encoding nitric oxide reductase activation protein NorD: MAEASDAGAMALERSCAVTAVALSEQRREGVRLVTGERRGFGLNAALTFVHVPYPALSDWTRRTLTCGVALQCSPSKERITEYRLNELSARELRALTLVEAGVAIGWVARRWPGLLPEVQRLLPDVQTEAADLNALEMLNRAIALAAAGQALTVHPLLGNLPLAYTTPQGLTDKLRRSFGRMPWTTTQQRLPRPYSVPVGGDGGVRNPNLPPPSRPQDDDFDVTPEHRPGIPYPEWNMWTRRFMRDHVAVVEHADGRHARRPVPVAVDVRKWFEEHTHRAMTNRLEDGSDLDVDQYVNHYVELTTGEAKEPRVFRDLLPSGRDVTTALLLDGSSSLGVHGGRVFRLELACADALSRAMTLARERHGVFVFTGNTRHRVEVRCLKDFEDRRFVPPSGLGLSTRGYTRLGAPLRHLTSRLLSQPSERRLLIVIGDGLMSDEGYEGRYAWADAAHAVEEANDAGVSMYYVGVGPTRVDPLPEVFGPRRSQRIRRVEELPRVLAHVHRELVAA
- a CDS encoding NAD(P)H-dependent amine dehydrogenase family protein → MTYRVVQWTTGNVGKKSVHAITENSTLELVGCYAWSPDKVGRDVGELCGIEPLGVHATNDVDALLGLKPDCVVYNPMFASVDEVTRILGAGINVVTTSEFITGHQLGRDRERIMQACTRGGSTIFGSGINPGFIQLFAIVTAGISDRVDRISIVESFDTTIYNSPATEIPMGFGYPIDQPDLHAITEKGSGIFREAVFLIADALGVQLDEVRCEAEYAHTTEDLVLPGDWVIKQRCVAGIDVRWKGIVGAREVVEVRGVWTKGQSLEPAWSTNFGYTVTVEGRPTIKSTLSFEPPAEFHGETIDDYIMLGLTITAVPAITAIPAVVAAPPGIATYNDLPLLLPRGVLHANRREDANA
- a CDS encoding CbbQ/NirQ/NorQ/GpvN family protein, with product MTTDNYFANGNEVQLFEQAFHQRLPVMLTGPTGCGKTRLVEHMGVLLQRPVVTISCHDDLTSSDLVGRFMVSGGDVIWADGPLTRAVKAGAICYLDEVVEARHDSLAILHSLTDHRRSLYLDRSGEVVTAPETFMLVCSYNPAYRSSLKELKPSFRQRFVTLGMQYLPPDREADVIVAESGIPLASARRLVGCAVAIRTADEAFHFEPPSTRVLVTAAQLIAAGATEFDAADACILAPLSTDGAITDGLREVAAANLANASSS